The Glutamicibacter mishrai DNA window TCCCCGCTCGCGCAGTTCGGCGACGGTGGTGGCGCCGGCCAGTCCGGCACCGAGGACAACTATCGATTCTCCAGCCAAGGCAAGCACTCCTCTGCTTCGATCCACGGCCCGTGAACAGTTCGTGTCCTTTGATACTCACACGGACCCGCATGGTTGGCAAGCACCTTGCGCAACCCGCATCTGCAGCCCAGGAATGTGGCGACTGGCACGCTTGACAGAAATATCTGAGCGCACTCATAATTGAGTTAAGTCATCAATATTCAGGAGGTCTCCGTGAAAGCCTTTGTCGTCCAGAAGTACAAAGAACCACTGCAGCTGGCAGAAGTTCCCGAGCCAAGCGTCGGCGATCGTGACGTGCTCATCAAGGTTCAAGCCGCCGGGGTGAACCAGATCGATGAGAAGATCCGCGAAGGCGCATTCAAGGCCTTCCTGCCCTACAAGCCTGCCTTCACCCTGGGCCACGACGTCGCCGGAACCGTCGTTCGCGTCGGCCCCCAGGTCCGCAATTTCAAGGCCGGCGACAGCGTCTACGCCCGTCCGCGCGATCACCGCATCGGCACCTTCGCCGAACGCGTGGCCGTCCACGAGGACGATGTCGCCATCGCTCCGGCCAGCATCAGCGCCATCGAAGCAGCCTCCCTGCCCCTGGTCGCGCTGACCGCATGGCAGGCGCTGGTGGTGCGCGGGCAGGTGAAGGGCGGTCAGAAGGTCCTGATTCATGCCGGAGCTGGCGGGGTGGGCACCATCGCCATCCAGATTGCCAAGCACCTCGGCGCCTATGTGGCCACCACCGCGTCGGCCAAGAACGCCGATTTTCTGCGCGAACTGGGAGCCGACCAGATCATCGACTACCGCAGCCAGGATTTCGAACAGGAGCTCTCCGGATTCGACCTGGTGCTCGATAGCCTCGGCGGCGAGAACCTCGAAAAGTCGCTGCGCACCCTGGCCCCGGGCGGCAAGGCCATCGGCAT harbors:
- a CDS encoding NADP-dependent oxidoreductase — protein: MKAFVVQKYKEPLQLAEVPEPSVGDRDVLIKVQAAGVNQIDEKIREGAFKAFLPYKPAFTLGHDVAGTVVRVGPQVRNFKAGDSVYARPRDHRIGTFAERVAVHEDDVAIAPASISAIEAASLPLVALTAWQALVVRGQVKGGQKVLIHAGAGGVGTIAIQIAKHLGAYVATTASAKNADFLRELGADQIIDYRSQDFEQELSGFDLVLDSLGGENLEKSLRTLAPGGKAIGITGPPDPAFARKMGLNPIVRLALAGMSAKVRKQAKKLGVAYEFLFMDASGEQLREIAAMIDSGILRPVVGKTFAFDEAPQALGALAKGGFRGKVVITGA